Proteins encoded within one genomic window of Manis pentadactyla isolate mManPen7 chromosome 4, mManPen7.hap1, whole genome shotgun sequence:
- the SYNRG gene encoding synergin gamma isoform X13, whose amino-acid sequence MHPAPASHPKKPDYPTSSHSTKTVSPSPAFLDEEEFSDFMQGPVEVPTCGPSSTSQPFQSFHPTTPLGQLHTQRAGAQPLPPGPSMEEKLLVSCDISTSGQEQIKLSTSEVGHKVLGPGSSKNYPSLTANNGGAVDGRVNGTTTAEAEKTSDQNLSIEDGGVGVFPSQDPVQPRMPPWIYNESLVPDAYKKILETTMTPTGIDTAKLYPILMSSGLPRETLGQIWALANRTTPGKLTKEELYTVLAMIAVTQRGVPALSPDALNQFPAAPVPTVSGFPLTLPTAVGQPTGMPSGPAGSMPLNLAQPVMGINLIGPVGGAAAQASSSFMPTYPANQVVKPEEDDFQDFQDASKSGSLDDSFSDFQELPASSKTNNSQHGNSAPCLLMPLPGNKASASMDKYAVFKGITADKSSENTVPFGESGDKYSAFRELEQTAESKSLGENFAEFRSAGTDDGFTDFKTADSVSPLEPPTKDKTFPAAFPSGAVQQKQQAQVKNPLNLADLDMFSSVSCSSEKPLSFSTTFTASKSVSARPQPTGSAATMTALASTKPSSLADDFGEFNLFGDYSAPASVGKQDDFADFMAFSNSFVSSEQKADVKYDTLKEEASPVPLTSSSGSTVKSGQNSAAASTKYDVFKQLSLEGSGLGVEELKENTASGKSDDEFADFHTNKFSSMNSDKSLGEKAVAFRHTKEDSASVKSLDLPSIGGSSAGKEDSEDALSVQFDMKLADVGGDLKHVMSDSSLDLPTVSGQHPPAADIEDLKYATFGTCSSNFAVSTLKSYDWSDRDDASQGRKLSPFVLPAGSGSSAALVLQKKETAFGSSESITMTSLSKVTTLSGEDALPETTFPAFANFKDVLPQPSEQKEYESGDYKDFTRQALPTAEQRQEATCPSPASSSASHDTPKECADDFGEFQSEKPKISKFDFLVANSQSKMKSSEEMIKSELATFDLSVQGSHKRSLSLGDKEISRSSPSALEQPFRDRSNTLSEKPALPVIRDKYKDLTGEVEENERYAYEWQRCLGSALDVIKKANDTLNGISSSSVCTEVIQSAKGMEYLLGVVEVYRVTKRVELGIKATAVCSEKLQQLLKDIDKVWNNLIGFMSLATLTPDENSLDFSSCMLRPGIKNAQELACGVCLLNVDSRSRKEEKPEEEHPKKAFNSETDSFKLSYGGHQYHASCANFWINCVEPKPPGLILPDLL is encoded by the exons atTATCCCACATCATCTCATTCTACTAAAACTGTCTCTCCATCACCTGCCTTTCTTGATGAAGAAGAATTCAGTGACTTTATGCAGGGACCTGTTGAAGTTCCCACATGTGGGCCTTCTTCCACTTCTCAGCCTTTTCAGTCTTTTCATCCCaccaccccacttggccagttgCACACACAGAGGGCTGGAGCACAGCCTCTCCCTCCAG GCCCTTCCATGGAGGAGAAGCTCCTAGTATCTTGTGATATAAGTACATCTGGGCAGGAACAAATTAAATTAAGTACTTCTGAAGTTGGGCACAAAGTCCTAGGCCCAGGTTCCAGTAAGAACTATCCCAGTTTAACAGCCAATAACGGGGGTGCTGTAGATGGACGTGTAAATGGTACCACTACTGCAGAGGCAGAAAAGACTTCAGACCAAAACCTGTCCATTGAAGACGGTG GTGTAGGAGTATTTCCTTCACAAGATCCTGTTCAGCCTAGAATGCCTCCTTGGATTTACAATGAAAGTTTAGTTCCAG ATGCCTATAAGAAAATTTTAGAAACCACAATGACTCCAACTGGAATAGATACTGCTAAACTTTATCCCATTCTGATGTCATCTGGACTTCCCAGGGAAACTCTTGGACAGATATGGGCCTTAGCTAATCGAACTACACCTGGCAAACTTACTAAAGAAGAACTTTATACTGTTCTCGCCATGATAGCAGTAACACAG AGGGGTGTTCCTGCTCTGAGTCCTGATGCTTTAAACCAGTTCCCAGCAGCTCCTGTTCCAACTGTAAGTGGCTTTCCTTTGACTTTGCCTACTGCCGTGGGTCAGCCAACTGGGATGCCTTCTGGCCCTGCAGGCTCCATGCCCCTCAACCTTGCACAACCAGTCATGGGCATTAACCTCATTGGACCAGTAGGGGGAGCTGCAGCCCAGGCTTCCAGTAGCTTTATGCCAACTTACCCTGCAAATCAG GTGGTAAAACCAGAAGAAGATGACTTCCAGGATTTTCAAGATGCTTCTAAGTCAGGATCCCTTGATGACTCATTCAGTGATTTCCAAGAGTTGCCTGCTTCTTCAAAAACAAACAATTCCCAGCATGGAAACAG TGCCCCTTGTTTGTTGATGCCACTTCCTGGAAACAAAGCTTCAGCTTCAATGGATAAATATGCTGTGTTTAAAGGAATTACAGCTGACAAGTCCTCTGAAAATACTGTCCCATTTGGAG AATCTGGTGATAAATATAGTGCTTTCAGAGAACTCGAACAGACAGCAGAGAGTAAATCTTTAG GAGAAAACTTTGCCGAATTCAGGTCTGCAGGAACTGAcgatggtttcactgattttaaaACTGCTGATAGTGTATCACCACTAGAGCCACCAACAAAAGACAAAACTTTTCCAGCAGCCTTCCCCTCAGGAGCTGTGCAGCAGAAACAACAAGCGCAAGTGAAAAATCCCCTGAACTTAGCAGACTTAGATATGTTTTCCTCAGTAAGTTGCAGCAGTGAGAAACCACTGTCTTTTTCCACTACATTTACTGCATCAAAATCTGTTTCTGCACGACCACAGCCAACAGGATCTGCTGCAACTATGACAGCATTGGCATCCACTAAGCCTTCTAGTCTGGCTGATGATTTTGGAGAATTCAACCTTTTTGGAGACTATTCTGCTCCAGCATCTGTTGGGAAGCAGGATGACTTTGCAGATTTTATGGCTTTCAGTAACAGCTTTGTTTCATCTGAGCAAAAGGCAGATGTCAAATATGATACCCTTAAAGAAGAAGCAAGCCCTGTTCCTCTAACCAGCAGCTCGGGCAGCACAGTGAAGAGTGGACAGAACTCAGCTGCTGCATCTACCAAATACGATGTCTTCAAACAGCTTTCTCTGGAAGGATCAGGACTAGGTGTTGAAGAACTGAAAGAGAACACTGCTTCAGGGAAAAGTGATGATGAGTTTGCTGACTTCCACACCAATAAATTTTCATCCATGAACTCGGACAAATCCCTGGGAGAGAAAGCAGTGGCTTTCAGACACACCAAAGAAGATTCCGCCTCAGTGAAGTCCTTAGATCTCCCTTCCATTGGCGGCAGCAGTGCTGGCAAGGAGGACTCGGAAGATGCACTCTCTGTTCAGTTTGACATGAAACTGGCAGATGTGGGAGGAGATCTTAAGCATGTCATGTCTGATAGCTCTTTGGATTTACCAACAGTTAGTGGCCAGCATCCTCCTGCTGCAG ATATAGAGGACTTAAAATATGCTACTTTTGGAACCTGCAGTAGCAATTTTGCAGTGAGCACACTTAAGAGCTATGACTGGTCAGACAGGGATGATGCGTCTCAGGGCAGAAAACTCTCTCCATTTGTCCTCCCAGCAGGAAGCGGGTCCTCAGCTGCCTTAGTTCTTCAGAAGAAAGAGACTGCCTTTGGCAGTTCTGAAAGCATCACGATGACATCTCTCTCCAAGGTAACCACTTTGTCAGGCGAAGATGCTCTTCCAGAAACTACTTTCCCAGCTTTTGCCAATTTTAAAGATGTGTTGCCTCAGCCCAGTGAGCAAAAAGAATATGAAAGTGGGGACTATAAAGATTTCACAAGACAGGCCCTGCCTACAGCTGAACAGAGGCAGGAGGCCACTTGCCCAAGCCCAGCTTCCAGCAGTGCTTCTCATGACACTCCCAAGGAATGTGCAGATGACTTTGGAGAGTTTCAGAGTGAAAAGCCAAAAATCAGCAAATTTGACTTTTTAGTGGCCAAttcacaaagcaaaatgaaatccAGTGAGGAAATGATCAAAAGTGAGCTGGCGACCTTTGACCTTTCTGTTCAAG GATCACACAAGAGAAGTTTGAGCCTTGGTGATAAAGAAATAAGCCGTTCTTCTCCTTCAGCtttggagcagcctttcagagaccGTTCCAACACTCTGAGTGAGAAGCCTGCTCTGCCTGTCATCCGTGACAAATACAAAGATCTGACAGGAGAGGTCGAG GAGAATGAGAGATACGCATATGAATGGCAGAGGTGCCTGGGGAGTGCCCTAGAT GTCATTAAGAAGGCAAATGATACTTTAAATGGAATCAGTAGTAGTTCCGTGTGCACAGAGGTAATTCAGTCAGCTAAAGGCATGGAATATTTATTAG GTGTTGTTGAGGTGTACAGAGTAACCAAACGTGTGGAGCTGGGGATAAAGGCCACTGCGGTGTGCAGTGAGAAACTCCAGCAGTTGCTAAAGGACATTGATAAAGTATGGAATAACCTCATCGGGTTCATGTCACTTGCCACGCTCACG